In the Acidovorax sp. A79 genome, one interval contains:
- a CDS encoding response regulator transcription factor, whose protein sequence is MSLIPKKGTVYVVDDDEAVRDSLQWLLEGKDYRVRCFDSAETFLSRYDPREVACLIVDIRMGGMTGLELQDRLIERKSPLPIVFITGHGDVPMAVNTMKKGALDFIQKPFDEEELVGLVERMLDHAREAFAGYQQAASRDALLSKLTSREAQVLERIVAGRLNKQIADDLGISIKTVEAHRANIMEKLNANTVADLLKIALGQNAPKA, encoded by the coding sequence ATGAGCTTGATTCCGAAAAAAGGCACTGTTTACGTTGTAGACGACGACGAAGCAGTTCGCGATTCCCTGCAGTGGCTGCTGGAAGGCAAGGACTACCGGGTGCGTTGCTTTGATTCGGCCGAAACGTTTCTGTCGCGCTACGACCCGCGCGAGGTGGCCTGCCTGATCGTGGACATCCGCATGGGCGGCATGACGGGCCTGGAGCTGCAGGACCGCCTCATCGAGCGCAAGTCGCCCCTGCCCATCGTGTTCATCACCGGCCACGGCGACGTGCCGATGGCGGTGAACACCATGAAGAAGGGCGCGCTCGACTTCATCCAGAAGCCCTTTGACGAGGAAGAACTGGTCGGATTGGTTGAGCGCATGCTGGACCACGCCCGCGAGGCCTTCGCGGGCTACCAGCAGGCCGCCAGCCGCGATGCCCTGCTGTCCAAGCTCACCAGCCGCGAAGCGCAGGTTCTGGAGCGCATCGTCGCCGGCCGCCTGAACAAGCAGATCGCGGACGATCTGGGCATCAGCATCAAGACGGTGGAGGCGCACCGCGCCAACATCATGGAAAAGCTCAACGCCAACACCGTGGCCGACCTGCTCAAGATCGCGCTGGGCCAGAACGCGCCCAAGGCGTAA
- the rpiA gene encoding ribose-5-phosphate isomerase RpiA: MTTSTSLTQDELKTLVGQAALQYVVPGEIVGVGTGSTVNKFIDALATIKDQIKGAVSSSVASTERLKALGIAVFDANEVQALSVYIDGADEIDGKGHMVKGGGAALTREKIVAALASRFVCIADESKLVQALGQFPLPVEVIPMAANHIARRFAAMGGQAQLRLRDGQPLVTDNGQHILDVRGLSITDPLAFESDINQWPGVVTVGVFAHQKASVCLLGTAQGVKTLTY; this comes from the coding sequence ATGACGACCTCCACCTCCCTGACCCAAGATGAACTCAAGACCCTGGTAGGCCAGGCCGCGCTGCAATATGTGGTGCCCGGCGAGATTGTGGGGGTGGGTACCGGCTCCACCGTCAACAAGTTCATCGACGCGCTGGCCACCATCAAGGACCAGATCAAGGGGGCGGTATCGAGCTCCGTGGCCAGCACCGAGCGCCTGAAGGCGCTGGGCATTGCGGTGTTCGATGCCAACGAAGTCCAGGCCCTTTCGGTCTATATCGATGGTGCCGACGAAATCGACGGCAAGGGCCACATGGTCAAGGGAGGCGGCGCGGCGCTGACGCGCGAGAAGATCGTCGCAGCGCTGGCCAGCCGTTTCGTGTGCATCGCCGACGAATCCAAGCTGGTTCAGGCGCTGGGGCAGTTTCCTTTGCCCGTCGAGGTGATTCCGATGGCCGCCAACCACATAGCGCGGCGTTTTGCGGCGATGGGCGGCCAGGCGCAGCTGCGGCTGCGGGATGGCCAGCCCCTGGTGACCGACAACGGCCAACACATCCTGGACGTCCGGGGGCTCTCGATCACGGACCCGCTGGCGTTCGAGTCCGACATCAACCAGTGGCCGGGCGTGGTGACGGTGGGTGTCTTTGCCCACCAGAAAGCATCGGTCTGCCTGCTGGGCACGGCGCAAGGGGTGAAGACGCTCACTTATTGA
- the folD gene encoding bifunctional methylenetetrahydrofolate dehydrogenase/methenyltetrahydrofolate cyclohydrolase FolD: MTAQLIDGNALSRQLRADVAQRAAALKARGTTPGLAVVLVGDNPASQVYVRNKVKACEDGGLHSVLEKYEADMTEAALLARVEALNNDPAIHGILVQLPLPRHIDAQKVIEAISPAKDVDGFHIASAGALMTGMPGFWPCTPYGCMKMLESIGYDLKGKHAVVIGRSNIVGKPMALMLLGQNATVTICHSATQGLKAQTLQADVIVAAVGKRNVLTADMVKPGAVVIDVGMNRNDEGKLCGDVDFDGVKEVAGWITPVPGGVGPMTITMLLVNTIEAAERTAGH; this comes from the coding sequence ATGACCGCCCAACTCATCGACGGCAACGCCCTTTCCCGCCAACTGCGCGCCGACGTGGCGCAACGCGCCGCCGCCCTGAAGGCCCGGGGCACCACGCCCGGGCTGGCGGTGGTCCTGGTGGGCGACAACCCCGCCAGCCAGGTGTACGTGCGCAACAAGGTCAAGGCCTGCGAAGACGGCGGCCTGCATTCCGTCCTTGAAAAATACGAGGCCGACATGACCGAGGCCGCCTTGCTGGCCCGCGTGGAAGCCCTCAACAACGACCCCGCCATCCACGGCATCCTGGTGCAACTGCCCCTGCCCCGGCACATTGACGCGCAGAAGGTGATCGAGGCCATCTCGCCCGCCAAGGACGTGGACGGCTTCCACATCGCCAGCGCCGGGGCCCTGATGACCGGCATGCCCGGCTTCTGGCCCTGCACGCCCTATGGCTGCATGAAGATGCTGGAGAGCATCGGCTACGACCTCAAGGGCAAACACGCCGTGGTCATCGGTCGCAGCAACATCGTGGGCAAGCCGATGGCGCTGATGCTGCTGGGCCAGAACGCCACCGTCACCATCTGCCACAGCGCCACGCAGGGCCTCAAGGCGCAAACCCTCCAGGCCGACGTGATCGTGGCGGCGGTCGGCAAACGCAATGTGCTGACCGCCGACATGGTCAAGCCCGGCGCCGTGGTGATCGACGTGGGCATGAACCGCAACGACGAAGGCAAGCTCTGCGGCGACGTGGACTTCGACGGCGTCAAGGAAGTGGCCGGCTGGATCACCCCCGTGCCTGGCGGGGTCGGCCCCATGACCATTACCATGCTGCTGGTGAACACCATCGAAGCCGCCGAACGCACCGCAGGGCACTGA
- a CDS encoding glutaredoxin domain-containing protein: MKMHNPLTTPLLASLLMVLASASVQAQGVYRIVGPDGKVTFSDRPPADASAQPARAAAAPPAAANAALPYDLRQTASRFPVTLYTGNDCPPCTSARNLLTSRGIPFTERTVSSNEDIAALQRLSGNSSLPFGTIGGQQLAGFSEGEWTQYLDAAGYPKQSQLPGNYRQPAPTPLVAIKAVEPATAAAAASAPASAVPRVRPPAPANEGPSPSNPAGIRF; encoded by the coding sequence ATGAAGATGCACAATCCGCTGACCACCCCCCTGCTGGCATCCTTGCTGATGGTGCTGGCCAGCGCCAGCGTCCAGGCGCAAGGCGTCTACCGGATCGTTGGCCCGGATGGCAAGGTGACGTTTTCGGACCGCCCGCCGGCCGACGCCAGCGCCCAGCCCGCGCGGGCAGCCGCTGCGCCGCCTGCAGCGGCCAACGCCGCGCTGCCGTACGATCTGCGCCAGACCGCCAGCCGCTTTCCCGTCACGCTCTATACGGGCAACGATTGCCCGCCGTGCACCTCCGCGCGCAATCTGCTCACGTCGCGCGGCATACCGTTCACCGAGCGCACCGTGTCCAGCAACGAGGACATCGCAGCACTGCAGCGCCTGAGCGGCAACTCCAGCCTGCCCTTTGGCACCATCGGCGGCCAGCAGCTCGCGGGTTTTTCTGAAGGGGAATGGACGCAGTACCTGGATGCTGCAGGCTATCCCAAGCAATCGCAGCTGCCCGGCAACTACCGCCAGCCTGCCCCCACCCCTCTGGTGGCCATCAAGGCCGTGGAACCTGCAACAGCAGCGGCTGCAGCGTCGGCCCCGGCGTCCGCAGTACCCAGGGTGCGCCCCCCGGCTCCGGCCAATGAGGGGCCGTCGCCCAGCAATCCGGCGGGCATCAGATTCTGA
- a CDS encoding PAS domain S-box protein, with product MDSLPPTSSPTAMVVAAPARWWRKWWRGLSPTRQDRFAALAPLAAVLMFLAAIVAAFWYLRAEEAEREQEALRRDVEYAQQRVRLRLLERQEQLMRIARDLSNQELERTEFVSRAETLISQYPELQAITWIDERRRIRASHAAPTLASSELRIAGEVLKPGDTADTFGLARDLQQPVYAQPAATSGDSTPLLQLQVPLNNQGKFSGVVLGEYSIDSLLRYGTPTEVLARYAVTLLDGKNQVLAGTPLGPRNTATQLLPWTPRANEYEVPVSPVGNGLVLKAQAYRTSLGVVGSGLFWLVGTLSAMTAWMLIATWRHTRRRMQAQQALVAETNFRRAMENSILTGMRALDMEGRITYVNAAFCQMTGWSEAELVGLKAPFPYWPDSDHEALHAKLRDELSGKTIVGGFQVRVRRKSGTLFDARLYVSPLIDAHGQQTGWMTSMTDITEPNRIREQLSASHERFTIVLESLDASVSVAPLGSEELLFANKLYRQWFGSQTGGHLQLVAQAGVVPVAGTDHRGMDDEDGLMGLPTDPLTSARTENAEIYLPDLGKWLEVRSRYLNWVDGRLAQMVIATDITPRRQAEEQAARQAERAQSVSRLITMGEMASSVAHELNQPLTAINNYCSGMVSRIQSGQLTEEALLTALQKTAHQAQRAGQIIQRIRAFVKKSEPNRTLADVHSMVNEAVELADIELRRHNVRLTHYVAARLPPVMADTILIEQVLVNLMKNGAEAIQHASRPPSGRSVELRVVPKHIEDREVVEFSVQDTGKGLAPEVLERLFEAFFSTKEEGMGMGLNLCRSIVESHQGRMQAENLYNGSEVTGCRFSFWLPLAKPADATTNSVAHVRNPRTIA from the coding sequence ATGGACTCCCTGCCCCCCACGTCTTCCCCCACCGCCATGGTCGTGGCCGCGCCCGCCCGCTGGTGGCGCAAGTGGTGGCGCGGGTTGTCGCCCACCCGGCAGGACCGGTTCGCGGCCCTGGCGCCGCTGGCCGCCGTGCTGATGTTTCTCGCGGCCATCGTGGCCGCGTTCTGGTATTTGCGCGCCGAGGAGGCCGAGCGCGAGCAGGAAGCCCTGCGGCGCGATGTGGAATATGCGCAACAGCGCGTGCGGCTGCGGCTGCTGGAGCGGCAGGAACAGCTCATGCGCATCGCGCGCGACCTGTCCAACCAGGAGCTGGAGCGCACGGAATTCGTGAGCCGCGCCGAAACCCTGATCAGCCAGTATCCCGAGCTGCAGGCCATCACCTGGATCGACGAGCGCCGCCGCATCCGCGCCAGCCACGCGGCCCCCACGCTGGCCAGCAGCGAACTGCGCATCGCGGGCGAAGTGCTCAAGCCGGGCGACACCGCCGACACCTTCGGGCTGGCGCGCGACCTGCAGCAGCCGGTGTACGCCCAGCCAGCCGCCACCTCGGGCGACTCGACGCCGCTGCTGCAGCTGCAGGTGCCCTTGAACAACCAGGGCAAGTTCAGCGGCGTGGTGCTGGGCGAATACTCCATCGACAGCCTGCTGCGCTATGGCACGCCCACCGAAGTGCTGGCGCGCTATGCCGTCACGCTGCTGGACGGCAAGAACCAGGTTCTGGCGGGCACCCCCCTGGGCCCGCGCAACACCGCCACCCAGCTCCTGCCCTGGACGCCCCGCGCCAATGAATACGAGGTGCCCGTGTCGCCCGTGGGCAACGGGCTGGTGCTCAAGGCCCAGGCCTACCGCACCTCGCTGGGCGTGGTCGGCAGCGGGCTTTTCTGGCTGGTGGGCACGCTCTCCGCCATGACGGCATGGATGCTGATCGCCACCTGGCGCCACACCCGCCGCCGCATGCAGGCACAGCAGGCCCTGGTGGCCGAGACGAATTTCCGCCGCGCGATGGAGAACTCCATCCTCACCGGCATGCGTGCGCTGGACATGGAAGGCCGCATCACCTATGTGAACGCCGCCTTCTGCCAGATGACCGGCTGGAGCGAGGCAGAACTCGTGGGCCTGAAGGCGCCCTTCCCTTACTGGCCCGACTCCGACCACGAAGCCCTGCACGCCAAGCTGCGCGACGAGCTGTCCGGCAAGACCATCGTGGGCGGCTTTCAGGTGCGGGTGCGGCGCAAGAGCGGCACCTTGTTCGATGCCCGCCTGTATGTCTCGCCTCTGATCGATGCGCACGGCCAGCAAACGGGCTGGATGACGTCGATGACCGACATCACCGAGCCCAACCGCATCCGCGAGCAGCTCTCGGCATCGCACGAACGCTTCACCATCGTGCTCGAATCGCTGGACGCGTCGGTGTCGGTGGCCCCGCTGGGCAGCGAAGAGCTGCTGTTCGCCAACAAGCTCTACCGCCAATGGTTCGGCTCGCAGACCGGCGGGCATCTGCAGCTGGTCGCCCAGGCCGGCGTGGTGCCCGTGGCGGGCACCGACCACCGGGGCATGGACGACGAGGACGGCCTCATGGGCCTGCCGACCGACCCGCTGACCAGCGCCCGCACCGAGAATGCCGAGATTTACCTGCCCGACCTGGGCAAATGGCTGGAAGTGCGCTCGCGCTACCTCAACTGGGTGGACGGGCGCCTGGCCCAGATGGTGATCGCCACCGACATCACCCCCCGCCGCCAGGCCGAGGAGCAGGCGGCGCGCCAGGCCGAGCGCGCGCAGTCGGTGAGCCGCCTCATCACCATGGGCGAAATGGCCTCCAGCGTGGCGCACGAGCTCAACCAGCCGCTCACGGCCATCAACAACTACTGCAGCGGCATGGTCTCGCGCATCCAGAGCGGCCAGCTCACCGAGGAGGCGCTCCTCACGGCGCTGCAGAAGACGGCCCACCAGGCGCAGCGCGCGGGCCAGATCATCCAGCGCATCCGCGCCTTCGTGAAGAAGAGCGAGCCCAACCGCACCCTGGCCGACGTGCACTCGATGGTCAACGAAGCCGTGGAGCTGGCCGACATCGAGCTGCGCCGCCACAACGTGCGCCTCACGCATTACGTAGCCGCCCGCCTGCCGCCCGTGATGGCCGACACCATCCTGATCGAACAGGTGCTGGTCAACCTCATGAAGAACGGCGCCGAGGCCATCCAGCACGCCAGCCGCCCCCCGTCCGGGCGCAGCGTGGAGCTGCGCGTCGTGCCCAAGCACATCGAGGACCGCGAGGTGGTGGAGTTCTCCGTGCAGGACACCGGCAAGGGCCTGGCGCCCGAGGTGCTCGAACGGCTGTTCGAAGCCTTCTTCTCCACCAAGGAAGAAGGCATGGGCATGGGCCTCAATCTGTGCCGCAGCATCGTCGAGTCGCACCAGGGCCGGATGCAGGCGGAGAACCTCTACAATGGATCGGAGGTCACAGGCTGCAGGTTCTCCTTCTGGCTGCCGCTTGCCAAGCCTGCTGATGCCACTACAAATTCTGTAGCACACGTACGAAACCCAAGGACAATTGCATGA
- a CDS encoding quinone-dependent dihydroorotate dehydrogenase, with product MSLIPYALTRPFLFGLDAETAHELTMDMLARGQRTPLQWAWCNETVDDPVELAGLTFPNRVGMAAGLDKNARCIDALGAMGFGFVEVGTVTPKAQPGNPKPRMFRLPEARALINRLGFNNEGLDAFLHNVQQARFRSQSRKHPLLLGLNIGKNATTPIENATSDYLACLDGVYPHADYVTVNISSPNTQNLRALQSDAALDALLGAIAERREALAARHARRVPVFVKIAPDLDEAQVSVIASTLQRHGMDGVIATNTTISRAAVQGLRHAQETGGLSGAPVLEASNQVIRQLRAALGSRFPIIGVGGIMSAEDAVGKVRAGADVVQIYTGLIYEGPALVAKAAKAIKAMG from the coding sequence ATGTCCCTGATCCCCTACGCCCTCACCCGCCCCTTTCTCTTCGGCCTGGATGCCGAGACCGCCCACGAGCTCACCATGGACATGCTGGCGCGCGGACAGCGCACGCCATTGCAATGGGCCTGGTGCAATGAAACCGTGGACGACCCTGTCGAATTGGCGGGCCTGACGTTTCCCAACCGCGTCGGCATGGCGGCGGGGCTGGACAAGAACGCCCGCTGCATCGACGCACTGGGCGCCATGGGCTTCGGCTTCGTGGAAGTGGGCACCGTGACACCCAAGGCGCAGCCCGGCAACCCCAAGCCCCGCATGTTCCGCCTGCCCGAAGCACGCGCGCTCATCAATCGCCTGGGTTTCAACAACGAAGGGCTGGATGCGTTCCTGCACAACGTGCAGCAGGCCCGCTTTCGCTCGCAGAGCCGCAAACACCCCCTGCTGCTGGGCCTGAATATCGGCAAGAACGCCACGACCCCGATCGAGAACGCCACCAGTGACTACCTGGCCTGCCTGGACGGCGTGTACCCGCACGCGGACTACGTCACGGTCAACATCAGCTCGCCCAACACCCAGAACCTGCGCGCGCTGCAGAGCGATGCGGCGCTGGACGCGCTGCTGGGCGCGATCGCCGAGCGCCGAGAAGCCCTGGCGGCGCGGCACGCGCGGCGCGTACCGGTGTTCGTGAAGATTGCCCCGGATCTCGATGAAGCCCAGGTGTCCGTGATCGCCTCCACGCTGCAGCGCCATGGCATGGACGGCGTGATCGCCACCAACACCACCATCAGCCGCGCGGCCGTGCAGGGTTTGCGCCACGCGCAGGAAACCGGCGGGCTCAGCGGCGCCCCGGTGCTGGAAGCCAGCAACCAGGTGATACGCCAGCTGCGCGCGGCCCTGGGCAGCCGTTTTCCCATCATTGGCGTGGGTGGCATCATGAGCGCCGAGGATGCGGTGGGCAAGGTCCGCGCCGGCGCCGATGTGGTGCAGATCTACACCGGGCTGATCTACGAAGGCCCCGCGCTGGTGGCGAAGGCCGCGAAGGCCATCAAGGCCATGGGCTGA
- a CDS encoding M3 family metallopeptidase, whose amino-acid sequence MSNALLDFSDLPHFDRIAPQDVAPAVDVLLERANAALETVTAPDFPARWDAIAKVLDVATEQLGTAWGSVSHLNSVADTPELRAAYNAALPRVTEFWTRLGADERLYAKYKAIDPATLTGEQRQAHRNAVRNFVLSGAELTGSVKERFAQIQERQAELSQKFSENALDATDAYAYYASAEELDGIPADVQQAARAAAQADGKDGYKLTLKMPCYLPVMQFATRSDLREKLYRAYVTRASDQAEGDARKFDNTALISEILALRREEAQLLGYANFGEVSVVPKMAQSPDQVIGFLRDLARRARPYAEKDVADLRAFAAEKLSLTDPQAWDWPYVSEKLKEARYAFSEQEVKKYFTAPKVLAGLFKIIETLFEVSIRRDSAPVWNPAVEFYRIERGNTLVGQFYLDQPARTGKRGGAWMDDVRTRWLRPDTGVLQTPVAHLVCNFASGVDGKPPLLTHDDVITLFHEFGHGLHHMLTQVNERDVSGIGGVEWDAVELPSQFMENFCWEWDVLKHMTAHVDTGEPLPRALFDKMIAAKNFQSGMQTLRQIEFSLFDMLLHTEHDPAQDIMPLLDQVRREVAVLQPPAFSRTAHTFSHIFAGGYAAGYYSYKWAEVLSADAYAAFEETAGSDGLPSTETGRRYREAILEAGGSRPAMESFKAFRGREPSLDALLRHQGMAEESTT is encoded by the coding sequence ATGAGCAACGCCCTCCTCGACTTCTCGGACCTTCCCCATTTCGACCGCATCGCTCCGCAGGACGTGGCCCCTGCCGTCGACGTCCTGCTGGAGCGCGCCAACGCGGCGCTGGAAACAGTCACCGCACCGGACTTTCCGGCGCGCTGGGACGCGATCGCCAAGGTACTGGACGTGGCGACCGAGCAGCTGGGAACCGCGTGGGGCAGCGTCAGCCACCTCAACAGCGTGGCCGACACGCCGGAACTGCGCGCGGCCTACAATGCCGCCCTGCCACGGGTGACGGAGTTCTGGACCCGCCTGGGTGCCGATGAACGCCTGTATGCCAAGTACAAGGCCATCGACCCTGCCACCCTGACGGGCGAGCAGCGGCAAGCCCACCGCAATGCCGTGCGCAATTTCGTGCTCAGCGGCGCGGAGCTGACGGGTTCCGTCAAGGAGCGCTTCGCGCAGATCCAGGAACGCCAGGCCGAGCTGAGCCAGAAGTTCAGCGAGAACGCCCTTGATGCCACGGATGCATACGCCTACTACGCGAGCGCCGAGGAACTCGACGGCATTCCCGCCGATGTGCAGCAGGCCGCGCGGGCGGCGGCGCAGGCCGACGGCAAGGACGGCTACAAGCTCACGCTCAAGATGCCCTGCTACCTGCCGGTGATGCAATTCGCCACCCGCAGCGATCTGCGCGAGAAGCTCTACCGCGCCTACGTCACCCGCGCTTCCGACCAGGCCGAGGGCGATGCGCGCAAATTCGACAACACGGCGCTGATCAGCGAGATCCTGGCACTGCGCCGCGAAGAAGCCCAATTGCTGGGCTATGCCAATTTCGGCGAAGTCTCCGTCGTGCCCAAGATGGCCCAGTCGCCGGACCAGGTGATCGGGTTCCTGCGCGACCTGGCGCGCCGCGCCCGCCCCTATGCCGAGAAGGACGTCGCCGACCTGCGTGCGTTCGCGGCCGAGAAGCTGTCGTTGACCGACCCGCAGGCCTGGGACTGGCCCTACGTCTCCGAGAAGCTCAAGGAGGCGCGCTATGCCTTCAGCGAGCAGGAAGTCAAGAAGTACTTCACGGCGCCCAAGGTGCTGGCGGGCCTGTTCAAGATCATCGAAACCCTGTTCGAGGTGTCCATCCGCCGCGACAGCGCGCCGGTGTGGAATCCCGCCGTGGAGTTCTACCGCATCGAGCGCGGCAATACGCTGGTGGGCCAGTTCTATCTGGACCAGCCCGCCCGCACGGGCAAACGCGGCGGCGCCTGGATGGACGACGTGCGCACCCGCTGGCTGCGCCCCGACACCGGCGTGCTGCAGACCCCCGTGGCGCACCTGGTGTGCAACTTCGCCAGCGGCGTGGACGGCAAGCCGCCGCTGCTCACGCACGACGACGTGATCACCCTTTTCCATGAGTTCGGCCACGGCCTGCACCACATGCTGACCCAGGTGAACGAGCGCGACGTCTCGGGCATCGGCGGCGTGGAATGGGATGCGGTCGAACTGCCCAGCCAGTTCATGGAGAACTTCTGCTGGGAGTGGGACGTGCTCAAGCACATGACGGCCCACGTGGACACGGGCGAACCCCTGCCCCGCGCGCTGTTCGACAAGATGATCGCCGCCAAGAACTTCCAGAGCGGCATGCAGACGCTGCGCCAGATCGAGTTCTCGCTGTTCGACATGCTGCTGCACACCGAGCACGACCCGGCACAGGACATCATGCCGCTGCTCGACCAGGTGCGCCGCGAGGTGGCCGTGCTGCAGCCGCCGGCCTTCAGCCGCACGGCCCACACCTTCAGCCACATCTTCGCGGGCGGCTACGCCGCCGGCTACTACAGCTACAAGTGGGCCGAGGTGCTGAGCGCCGATGCCTATGCGGCCTTCGAAGAAACGGCCGGCAGCGATGGGCTGCCCAGCACCGAAACGGGCCGCCGCTACCGCGAGGCCATCCTGGAGGCCGGCGGCAGCCGCCCCGCGATGGAGTCCTTCAAGGCCTTCCGGGGCCGCGAGCCCAGCCTGGATGCCCTGCTGCGCCACCAGGGCATGGCCGAAGAGTCGACGACCTGA
- a CDS encoding phage holin family protein, translating into MNWLSLLGLEALVARWRANVIEGAIAAEDRMDLARLEWQDQKQRLQQMLVLTIVVAGLTVVALIMLSLAVLVHFWDTPQRTLVAWLVAAVWTVGWAATLMSLVSVVQKAGQGFALTRRELAQDWRDIKERL; encoded by the coding sequence ATGAACTGGCTTTCCCTCCTGGGGCTGGAGGCCCTGGTGGCCCGCTGGCGCGCCAACGTGATCGAAGGCGCCATCGCGGCGGAAGACCGCATGGACCTCGCACGCCTGGAGTGGCAGGATCAGAAGCAGCGCCTGCAGCAGATGCTGGTGCTGACCATTGTGGTGGCGGGGCTCACCGTGGTGGCCTTGATCATGCTCTCGCTGGCGGTGCTGGTGCATTTCTGGGACACCCCCCAGCGCACCCTGGTGGCCTGGCTCGTGGCAGCCGTCTGGACTGTCGGCTGGGCCGCCACGCTCATGTCGCTGGTTTCCGTCGTGCAGAAGGCGGGCCAGGGCTTTGCCCTTACGCGGCGCGAGCTGGCGCAGGACTGGCGTGACATCAAGGAGCGTTTGTAA